From the genome of Hymenobacter sp. APR13, one region includes:
- a CDS encoding efflux RND transporter permease subunit: MKWIIESALRLRLVVVILFGVLLAAGLQVVRNTPLDVFPEFAPPYVEVQTEAPGLSTAEVEALVSVPLENALNGTPEVKKIRSKSVLGLSSVVLYFPQGTDINNARQAVQERLARVAPTLPGVARPPVMLSPLSSTSRVLKIGVSSDSLTQVEMTTLARWSIRPRLMAVPGVANVAIWGQRDRQLQVLVNPEQLRTLGLTLAEVEKAAADATALAGGGFIDSPNQRLAVSQSSAIQSAADLAQMPVTFRNGVSLKLGEVAQVVEGFPAPIGDAVINDGAGLLLIVEKQPGANTLAVTQQVEAALNAMRPGLKGLEIDSTIFRPATFIEMSLSNLNKSLLIGCVLVVLVLLFFLYEWRTALISALALPTSLIAAALALRYSGKTIDTMVLAGLIIALGEVVDDAIIDVENIMRRLRLNHEAGSPKTAFAVVYEASMEVRSAVIYGSVIVALVLLPIFLLPGLSGAFFQPLAFAYVLAILASLFVALTLTPALALILLPKAAEKKSKDAPVVAWLKRHYARILPTLLARPKRVAWSLTAAAVISMLTLPFFGQEFLPNFKEYDFLMHWVEKPGTSLQAMSRITVRASKELRAIPGVRNFGAHIGRAEVADEVVGPNFTELWISVDPKVDYEATVAKIQTVVDGYPGLYRDLLTYLRERIKEVLTGTSATIVVRIFGPDLDQLYTKAKEVGSKLEGVEGVVDLKVQQQTLVPQIQVKMKPEAAARFGLNPGTVLQAISTVVKGRKVGEIYQEQKIFDVAVWGQPAMRADFGAVRELLIGLPGGGAVPLREVADVRIVPTPNEITREASSRRIDVTLNVRGRDLGSVARDVQAQVDGVAFGAGYHPEILGEYAERQASQNRMALLVCLSLIGIFLVLYTDFGTVRLAVLGILSLFFAVSGCLLAAFLTGGVLSLGSIVGFITVLGVAARNSIMLVSHYRHLEVEEGMPFGKELIIRGSLERISPIIMTALTSVLALLPIILAGNEPGSEIEHPMSVVILGGVITSTVLNLLGMPALYWAFGRKAGAEPARAEPAVA, translated from the coding sequence ATGAAGTGGATAATAGAATCGGCGCTGCGACTACGGCTGGTGGTAGTCATCCTGTTTGGCGTATTGCTGGCAGCAGGGCTGCAGGTGGTGCGTAACACCCCGTTGGATGTGTTTCCGGAGTTTGCGCCGCCTTACGTGGAAGTGCAGACCGAAGCCCCCGGCCTGAGCACCGCCGAGGTGGAAGCCCTGGTGAGCGTGCCGCTGGAAAACGCCCTGAACGGCACGCCCGAGGTCAAGAAAATCCGCTCCAAATCGGTGCTGGGCCTCTCGTCGGTGGTGCTGTACTTCCCTCAAGGCACCGACATCAACAACGCCCGGCAGGCGGTGCAGGAGCGGCTGGCACGGGTGGCCCCTACCCTGCCCGGCGTAGCCCGGCCTCCGGTGATGCTTTCACCCTTGTCCTCGACGAGCCGGGTGCTGAAAATTGGGGTGTCGTCAGATAGTCTGACCCAGGTGGAGATGACCACGCTGGCCCGCTGGAGCATCCGCCCCCGCCTGATGGCCGTGCCCGGCGTGGCCAACGTAGCCATCTGGGGGCAGCGCGACCGGCAGTTGCAGGTGCTGGTGAACCCCGAGCAGCTGCGCACCCTGGGTCTGACCTTGGCCGAAGTAGAAAAGGCGGCGGCCGACGCTACCGCGCTGGCCGGCGGCGGTTTTATCGATTCGCCCAACCAGCGCCTGGCCGTGTCGCAAAGCTCGGCCATCCAGTCCGCTGCTGACCTAGCCCAGATGCCCGTCACGTTCCGCAACGGCGTGAGCCTGAAGCTGGGCGAAGTGGCGCAGGTGGTCGAGGGCTTTCCCGCCCCCATCGGCGACGCCGTAATTAACGACGGGGCCGGCCTGCTGCTCATCGTGGAAAAGCAGCCGGGAGCCAACACCCTGGCCGTGACCCAGCAGGTGGAAGCCGCGCTAAATGCCATGCGTCCCGGTTTGAAGGGGCTGGAAATCGACTCGACCATCTTCCGGCCGGCGACCTTTATTGAAATGTCGCTCAGCAACCTGAACAAGTCCCTGCTCATCGGCTGCGTACTGGTGGTGCTGGTGCTGCTGTTTTTTCTGTACGAGTGGCGCACGGCCCTCATCAGTGCGCTGGCGTTGCCCACCTCGCTCATCGCGGCGGCGTTAGCGTTACGCTACTCCGGCAAAACCATCGACACGATGGTGCTGGCCGGCCTCATCATTGCCCTGGGCGAAGTCGTGGACGACGCCATTATCGACGTGGAAAACATCATGCGCCGCCTGCGGCTGAATCACGAGGCCGGCTCGCCTAAAACGGCCTTTGCGGTGGTGTACGAGGCCAGCATGGAGGTACGCTCGGCCGTGATTTACGGCTCGGTTATCGTGGCGCTGGTGCTGCTGCCCATTTTCCTGCTGCCGGGCTTGTCGGGGGCGTTTTTCCAGCCGCTGGCCTTTGCCTACGTGCTGGCCATTCTGGCCTCGCTGTTTGTGGCCCTGACCCTGACGCCGGCCCTGGCCCTGATTCTGCTGCCTAAGGCGGCGGAGAAAAAGTCGAAAGATGCGCCGGTGGTGGCCTGGCTCAAACGGCACTACGCCCGCATCTTGCCCACCCTGCTGGCCCGGCCCAAGCGCGTGGCCTGGTCGCTGACGGCAGCCGCGGTTATCTCCATGCTCACGCTGCCGTTTTTCGGCCAGGAGTTTCTGCCCAACTTCAAGGAGTACGATTTTCTCATGCACTGGGTAGAGAAGCCCGGCACCTCGCTGCAGGCCATGTCGCGCATCACGGTGCGGGCCAGCAAGGAGCTGCGCGCCATTCCCGGCGTGCGCAACTTCGGGGCCCACATCGGCCGGGCGGAAGTAGCCGACGAGGTGGTGGGTCCCAACTTTACCGAATTGTGGATTTCCGTCGACCCCAAGGTGGACTATGAGGCCACCGTGGCCAAAATCCAGACGGTGGTCGACGGCTACCCCGGCCTGTACCGCGACCTATTGACCTACCTGCGCGAGCGCATCAAGGAAGTGCTGACCGGTACCTCGGCCACCATCGTGGTGCGCATCTTCGGCCCCGACCTCGACCAGCTTTACACCAAGGCCAAGGAAGTGGGCAGCAAGCTCGAAGGCGTAGAGGGCGTGGTGGACCTCAAAGTGCAGCAGCAGACGCTCGTGCCCCAGATTCAGGTGAAGATGAAGCCCGAAGCCGCGGCCCGATTCGGTCTGAATCCCGGCACGGTGCTGCAGGCCATCAGCACCGTGGTGAAGGGCCGGAAGGTGGGCGAAATCTACCAGGAGCAAAAGATTTTCGACGTAGCCGTGTGGGGCCAGCCAGCCATGCGCGCCGACTTCGGGGCCGTGCGCGAGCTGCTCATCGGCCTGCCTGGTGGCGGGGCCGTGCCCCTACGCGAGGTGGCCGACGTGCGCATCGTGCCCACGCCCAACGAAATTACCCGCGAGGCCTCGTCGCGCCGCATCGACGTAACGCTCAACGTGCGGGGCCGCGACCTGGGCTCGGTGGCCCGCGACGTGCAGGCGCAGGTGGACGGCGTGGCCTTCGGCGCCGGCTACCACCCCGAAATCCTGGGCGAGTACGCCGAGCGACAGGCCTCGCAGAACCGCATGGCCCTGCTGGTCTGCCTCTCGCTCATCGGTATCTTCCTGGTACTCTACACCGACTTCGGCACCGTGCGCCTGGCCGTACTGGGGATTCTGAGCTTATTCTTCGCCGTGTCGGGCTGTTTGCTGGCGGCGTTTCTCACCGGCGGGGTGCTCTCGCTGGGCTCCATCGTGGGGTTTATTACGGTACTGGGCGTGGCGGCCCGCAACAGCATCATGCTCGTGAGCCACTACCGCCATCTGGAAGTGGAGGAAGGCATGCCATTCGGTAAGGAACTGATTATCCGCGGCTCATTGGAGCGGATATCGCCCATTATCATGACGGCCCTGACCTCAGTGCTGGCCCTGCTGCCCATCATCTTGGCCGGCAACGAGCCGGGCTCTGAAATCGAGCACCCCATGTCGGTGGTTATTCTCGGGGGCGTCATCACCTCCACGGTGCTTAACCTGCTGGGCATGCCCGCGCTGTATTGGGCTTTCGGCCGCAAGGCCGGAGCGGAACCAGCGCGGGCAGAACCAGCCGTCGCCTAG